Within the Streptomyces sp. NBC_00353 genome, the region CCGGCGGACGCTCCCAGTCGAGGGTGTCGTCGAGGGGATGCAGCACGATCTCGTCGGCCAGATCCTCGGCGGACACCTCGTCGACCGCTGCCGCGATGTGGTCCTTCGGGATCACGACCACCGTCGTCTCGGTGTACAGGGGGATCGCGCTGAGGTCCGTCCGGTCGATCGGCAGCCGCACGAATCCCGCGTCGGCGCCGCCGTCCCGCAGCACGTCGGATGCCTCCGCGGCGGTCACCGCGACGAGGGTCAGTGGGATCTCGGGCAGCCGCTCGTTCCAGATACGCACCCACTTGGTCGGCGTCACGCCTGGTACATACGCGAGCCGGAAAGAAGGGGGGATCTCGGAGCCTGTCACCCCGCCAGGTTACCGGTCGTGGTCGGAGGTCTCGCACACGCTCGCTACTCTTGACACCATGACGTCGCACCAGACCACCCAGACCATGAAGCCCGCAACCGCGGCGAAGAAACTGGGTGTGTACCTCGAGGCCACCCCCGCCGAGTTCCAGGAGGGTGTCGTCTCGCGCAGCGAGCTCAACGCGCTGCAGGCCGATCCGCCCGAGTGGCTGCAGGAACTGCGGCGCAACGGCCCCCACCCCCGTCCGGTGGTCGCGGCGAAGCTCGGCATCTCCATCTCGGGTCTCGCGCGTGGCGGCATCACGGACGCCCTCACCACGGAACAGATCGAGGCGTTGAAGAAGGACCTTCCCGAGTGGCTGCAGAAGGAACGCGCCATCCAGGCCGAGGTCCGGAAGGAAGCGGTCCGCATCAAGGAGAAGAACGCGGAGCAGGACGACCGGACTCGCTGACCTCCCTCCCCCGCGCTCGACGGCTGCGGACGCGGCCGTCGCCGCGGTGAGCGGGCACACCCGGGCGGCGTACGCGGACGCGATGGAGCGCAGCGACACCGATGCGCGTTGGCTCGCCGCGCACCCCCGGTTCGGCGCGGCGCCCTGACGAGCGCTGCACCCTGGTTCTGCCACCGCGCCATCGCGCCCTGCGTGGCGCCCCCCGTTCCATCACTGGCGTTACGTGCGTCACTCGCGCTTCGTCAGTGCGCGCCGTGTCCCGTAGCGACCGCCTCCACCCGCGCCGCCAGCGTCAGGTCCTTCTCGGTGACCGCACCGCCCGCATCGTGCGTGTGCACGGCCAGGGCAACAGTGTTGTATCCGAGCGTCAGATCGGAGTGATGGTTCAGCTCGTCCTGGATCTGGGCGACATGGACGGCCAGTGCGGCGGCGGCGAAGTGCGAGGCGAGCCGGTAGGTACGGGTGATCCGGTCACCCTCCAGCGCCCATCCGGGCAGCTCGCTCAGCCGGTCCTCGATCTCTTTCTGCGACAGCGGTTCGGTGGGCACGGGGCGGCTCCCTCACGAGGTCGGTTGCTGATGGGCGGTGGCGGTGACGTTACGGTCTCCGTATGACAACTGTCGCGCTTGACACGGGGGTAGGGCCACTGCTGCGCAGCTGGCGTCAGCAGCGGCGGATCAGCCAGCTGGAACTGGCCCTGCGCGCCGACTCCTCGGCCCGTCACATCTCCTTCATCGAGACGGGCCGTTCGCGCCCCAGCGAGGAGATGATCCTGCGGCTGGCCGATCATCTCGACATCCCGGTCAGGGAACGCAACGCCTTGCTGGTGGTGGCCGGTTACGCGCCCCGCTACGCGGAGACCGCGCTCGACGACCCGGCGATGGGCGCGCTGCGCGACGGCATGGAGCAGCTGTTGCAGGGGTACGACCCGTATCCGGCGCTCGTCGTCGACGGCACGTACACCGTGGTGGCGGCCAATCGAGGCATCGCGATGCTGCTGGAAGGGGTGGCGGAGCATCTGCTCGCCCCGCCGCTGAACGCCATGCGGCTCACCCTTCATCCGCAGGGTCTCGCCCCGCGCATCCGTAATCTGCGGGCGTGGCGGGCGGATCTGCTGGCGCAGATGGAGCGTCAGATCGCGCTGGCCCGTTCGGCGGAGCTGCGTGAACTGTACGAGGAGGTCGCCGCCTATCCGGTGCCGGACGGCGCCGGCGGTCAGGACGAGCCGGCGGGGCCGCCTTCGGCGCTGTCGTTCGCGCTGCCGCTGGTGATCGAGCACCACGGGCGGGTGCTGTCGTTCGTCTCCTCCATCGCGACGTTCAATACGCCGATGGATGTCACGGTGGCCGAGTTGGCGATCGAGACGTTCCTGCCCGCCGATCAGGAGACCGCCTCGTATCTGCGGTCGCTCGCCTCCTGACGGCCGGGCGTCACGTGCGGCCCCCGCCGGGCGCGAGGTGTCATTTCTTGGGGAGGGGGCGGGTCCACGGGGCGTCGGTACGCGCCAGGACGGTCGCCGCCGCGCTCGCCGCCGCCAGGATGACCGCGGCGAGCAGCAGGGGCAGCGTCGGGTGTCCGTTCAGGACGGCGAGGGCTCCGACGACGGCGCCGAGCAGCATGGCGCAGGCCGAGACCACCCGCCGTCCGGCCTTGTTGCCGGCTCCTCCGGTGAGATGGCTGTCGGCGGCGATGCCGGTGATGGTGAGGGTCAGCACCGTGGTGGTGAGGTCGGGGACCGCGAGAGCGCGGGAGACGGCGTTCTGCACGCCGAGGCCGAGGGCGAGCAGCACGATGAGGGTGAAGCGGACCCCTCCCACGAACGGAGTGCCGGACACCAGCGTGACGATCACGGCGGCCGCGACGCACACGGTCTCGGCGAGGAGCGCGTACTGGAGCATTCTGCCCCGGTGGGCGTGGGTGCGGTGCACGAGCAGGCCGCCGAGCAGCGCCCCGGTGACGAAGGCGGCGAGAGCGACGAGCGAGGCGGCGACCGAGAAACCGGGGGCCCCGGCGAACGCGAAGCCGGAGAAGACCACGTTGCCGGTCATGTTGGCGACGAAGACCCTGCCCAGCTGCAGATAGCTGACGGCGTCGACCAGGCCGGTGACGACGGTCAGGGCGAGCATCAGGGGCGGCAGCGGCCCGTGCCGGTCGGTCATGTCCGGTACGAGGGTGGCCCAGGCCTCACGCAGCAGGACGGGCATGAGCACGCTCCAATCACCGGGACGGAATCAGGATTGTGCCGTGATCGGGATGCGGAACGCAGGACCGCCGCAGCGTGTGCCGCCCCCGCACCGGTGGGTGGGGGCGGCACACGCTACGGGAGCGAAGCGCTTATACGCGCGCCCCGTTGTCGAGCGGGTCCCGGCGTTTCGCTCCCGCGCCGGACGTGCGTCCGCCCGCGCGCTTGCGTGCGGGCGGCGGAGCCTTGCTGCTCCTCTCCAGGGTGAGCGCGACCGGTACGGCGGTCAGGACGGAGGAGTACGTGCCGACGCAGATGCCGATGAGCAGGGCGAGCGCGAAGTCCGCGAGGGAGTCGCCGCCCAGCACGGCGAGGGCGGCCAGGATGAAGAGGGCGCCCATGCCGGTGTTGACGGTTCTGGGCACGGTCTGCAGGACGGCACGGTTGGCGATGGTCGTCACGGATTCGCGGCGTGCCTTCGCCCACAGTTCGCGGACCCGGTCGAAGACGACCACCGAGTCGTTGACGGAGTAGCCGATGACGGTGAGAAGTGCGGCCAGGAAGATGCCGTCGACGGTGCGGCCGAGCCAGGCGAACGCGCCGACCAGCAGGATGACGTCGTGGACGAGCGCGGCGACCGATGCCAGGGCGAACGTCCAGCGGAACCGGACCGCCAGATAAGCGAGTTGTACGAGGACGGCGACGGCGAGCGCGATCAGCGCGTTGCGCCGCAGTTCGTCGCCGAGGCTGGGGCCGATGAGTTCGTCGCGGACCTTGGTGGTGTGACCGCCCTCCTCGGCAAGGGCGGCGCGCAGGGCGTGCTCCTGGTGGTTGTCGAGGTCTCCCGTGCGTACGGAGAGGTCGCCGGCGCCCGCCGTGGTGACCTCGGCGTCGCCGAACCCCGCTCCGGCCAGGACGGTGCGGGCGGTCTCCACGTCGACGGGCCGGCTGGTGGAGTACTCGACGAGCCGGCCGCCGGTGAACTCCACGCCCAGGTTGACACCCCGTACGACGATGCCGAGAACCGCGACGGTGATCAGGGCCGTGGAGATCAGCAGCCAGCGACGAGGGGACCGGAACAACTGCGGATCGCGGCGGGCCAGCCAGGTCCGTACGCGTCCGGGGCGTGCGATGCCGTTGACGCCCCGGTAGTCGCTGACGAACCGCGAGCGGGACGCGATCTCGGTGAGGGCGCGAGCGATGACGAGCGCCGAGAACATCGACGCGAGAACACCGATGGCGAGCGTGACCCCGAAGCCCTTGACCGGTCCCGAGCCGAGGAAGAAGAGCAGACCGGCCGCGATCAGTGTGGTCACGTTGGAGTCGGCGACCGCGCTCCAGGCGTTACGGAACCCGGCGGTCATCGCGGAGCGCAGGGAGCGGCCGGACCGTTCCGCGTACTCCTCTCTGGCGCGTTCGAAAACCAGCACGTTGGCGTCGACCGCCATCCCGATGGCGAGGACGAATCCGGCGAGTCCGGGGAGGGTGAGGGTGACGCCGAGAGCGACCAGCGCGGCGTACGAGACGACTCCGTACGCGGCCAGGGCCACCGCGGCGAGTGCGCCGAAGAGCCGGTAGACGAACGTGATGAAGAGGGCGGTGGCGGCGGCGCCGATGAGGGCGGCCCGGGCGCTGGCATCGATGGCGGCGGCGCCCAGCGTCGGGCCGACGGTCCGCTGTTCGACGATCTCGACGGGGAGGGGCAGCGCGCCGCCCTTGATGAGCAGCGCGAGATCGCGGGCCTCGTCTGCGCCGAAGGAGCCGGTGATCTGCGTGGAGCCGGACGGGAGGCCCACGTTGCAGCCGACGGACGGGGCGACCTGGGGGGAGGAGATGACCTGGTCGTCGAGGACGATCGCGACCCGCCGCCGTTCGTCCTGAGCGGGATGGCAGGCGGCTTCGCCGGTCAGCCGGGTCCAGTCCCGGCCCGCACTCTTGTGGAAGTCGAGGGCGACGGTCCAGCCGGCGCCCTGCTGGGCGTCGAAGGAGGCCCCGGCGTCCTTGACGCCCGCGCCGGTGAGCCGGGCCGGGCCGAGGGCGAGAGGGCGGCCCTCCTCGTCGGGCAGCGTCGGCCCGGCGGCCTCGCCCTTCTCCTGTTCCGTGCCCGGGCCCTGGACGGCGTGGAAGCTGAGCTGGGCGGTCCTGCCGATGACTTCGGCGGCCTTGCGAGGGTCCTGGACATCGGGCAGTTCGACGATGATCCGGTCCTCACCGGACCGGGTCAGGGTCGGTTCGGCGACGCCGAGCGAGTCGATGCGCAGGCGCAGCACCTCAAGGGTCCGGTCGGTGCTCTCCCGGTCCGCCTTCGTGGTGGCGGAGTCCGTGGCCTGGAGCACCATCCTGGTGCCGCCCTGAAGATCGAGGCCGAGTCTGGGTGACATGGTCAGCGTGATGAGCACGGAGACGAGCAGCACGGCCGCAGCCAGGACCGCTCGCACCGTGGTGGCGCGAGTCATGGAAATCCTCCGAGGGACGCCGGCCGCCCTCACCTCGGCGAGGACGCGCCGTCAGATCTGTCGAGCAGAACGGTGGCCGAGGGAACGGTCCGTCCTCGGAGGGCCGCGTACGCCGGGGAGCGCCACGCGGAAGCGGTCGGCTGCGAAGGAGGGGGCGTCCGGGGCCTGTTGCAGAGCGGGAAGCGGTACCTGGATGCCGCCCGGCCCCGGCAGCAGGGCGCCGCCGGGGCCGGGCGGCGGGAGCTGGTGCTGAATGCGGATGTGGTCGGTGGCGACCCAGGGGCGGGGAACGGCCGGGAGGTCTGTGCGGTCGTGGCCGGTCGCCGTGGCCGTGCGGGTCCGCCGGGTGTCGTGCGGGGGGCCGGGGCGGGCGGTCCGGTCGGTGCGCTGGGCGGGCGTCGGGGCGGTGGGCGGGTGCGCGGCGGCGGACGCAGGACCGGTCAGGGAGCGTGGCGGGGTTACGCCTCCGGCGGCCGCGACGGCTGCGGACGCACCGCCGACGACGGTGAGCACGACGAGGACGAGCACGACCAGGGCCTGACGGGCCGCCGTCGTGCGCCCTCGGCGCGCCGTACGGCGGGCCGGGCTGTTCGGTCGCCGTCCCGGGGGTGTGTACCCCGGGGGCGGCCCCGGCAAGGTGGTCACCTCACCGGGCCGGGCAGGGCCGGCGCTGCACCGGCGTGCCGGAGCGCGGAGCCGAGGATCAGCCCCGCGCCGCGGACCACCGTGGTGGCCGGGTCGTCGGCGAGCCGCACCGGAACCCCGAGGCGGACCGCGATCCGGTTGGTGATGTCGGGGCGCAGCGCACCGCCTCCGGCGAGCAACGGCCCCTTGCGCAGGGCGCCGAGGACCGCGCCGTGCCGGTCCTGCCGCCACATCTCCATGATCATGTCCAGTGCGGTGCGGACGACGGCGGTGGGCGGCTCGGCGGGTCCGAGGTCACTGAGCCCGGTCTCGGCCTGGCGGGCGTCACGGACCATTCCGTCGACCAGGAGGGTGACTTCGGTCAGCTCGGCCCCGATGTCGACGACGAGCAGCGGGCCGCCGTCCTGCGGTCCGGCGTATGCGGCGGCGGCTCTGGCGCTGTCCAGCACGATGATGCGCGTCGGCCCGAGTGCGGCGAGCAGCTCCCGCACCTCGGCCCGGTGTTCGGGCCCGGCAAGGACCGGGTGGCTGAGGACGATCAGGGTCTCGCTCCGGTCGGCGCCCAGAGCCGTGTCGGCGATGCGGCTGAGCATCCGGCCGCAGGACTCGGGGTCGACGATGCGCCCGCGTCGGACCGGACGGCCGTGACCGGACCCGCCCTCGGGATCGCCGGTGGACTCGGCGTCGGTGACGATGCCGAGTCCGGGGATCCAGGCGCGGGTGCAGGAGCTGCCGAGGTCGAGGGCGAGTCCGCGGGTGACACCGCGGTATCCGTTGCGGATGGTCCGGCCGTGTCGCCGTCCGTCGTGCGGAGAATGCACCGTCCCTCATCCCCCGGCTTGCCGCAGCAGCCGTTCACACACACGTCGACCCGCTGATAGCGAGGCACGACCGAGCCCTCACTATGCAATAAGAAGGCAAAGAAAGCCACTCTTAGGTAAAATCCAAGGGCTCGGCGCGCCTGTCCGTCCATCCGCGCGGACGGGCGCCCGAGTGTTCCGCCCCTCACACCTCCGACGGCAGGAACTCGGCGATCAGCTCGGCGAACTCGTCCGGCGCGGCGATCCGTACACCGAGATCCTCCGCCTTGGTCCGCTTGGACCCGGCCTTCTCCCCGGCGACCAGCAGCGTGGTGCGCTTGGAGACGCTGGACGACGACTTCCCGCCGGCCCGCTCGACCAGCTCGTTCATCTGATTCCGCGAGAGCTTCTCCAGCGCCCCGGTCATGGCTCCGGTGACCACCACCGTCATCCCGTCCAGCGGCCGTTCGGCCGCCGCCTCGCCGTCCGCGGGGACAGCGGCCCCGTCCGCGTTCTCCTCGCCGGGCTCCGGCGGCGGCGTCGCGCCGGGCTCGACCATGTTGACCCGGGCGGCGACCAGCTTCTCGATCAGCGGGGCGAGCTCCACCAGCTCCGCGACGACGGCCGCGGCCTTCTCCTTGCCGATGCCGTCCACCAGCTGGAGCGCATCGGCATCGGCGGCCCGGATCCGGTCCATGGCCGCGAAATGGCGGGCGATCCGCCGCGACATGGAGCGCCCGGTGCCCCGAACCCCCAGTGCGCAGAAGACCCGGGAGAGCGGCCGGCTGCGCGCCGTCTCGATGGCGGCCAGCAGATTGTCGGTGCTGGTCTCGCCCATCCGCTCCAGGCCGAGCAGCTGCTCGCGTTCGAGAGTGAAGAGATCGGCGAAGTCGGCGACCAGGCCGGCATCGACGAGCTGGACGACGCGGGTCGCGCCGAGCCCTTCGATATCGAGCTGGTCGCGTCCCGCCGCGTACGAGATGGAGGCGACCAGCCGGCAGTCCCGGCCCCGGACACAGCGCCAGCGCTGCTCACCGGTGTCGATCTCGGAGCCGCACTGCGGGCAGGCCTCCGGGAAGACGATCGGCTTCTCGTCGCCGGTCCGCAGATGGGCGACGGGTGCTTCGATGCGGGGGATGATGTCGCCCGCCTTGTAGACCATCACCCGGTCGCCCAGGCGGAGATCGCGGCGGGTGATGTCTGCCGGGTTGTGCAGCGTGGCGTAGCTGACGGTCGATCCGTCGATCTCGACCGGCTCCAGCACGGCGCGCGGCGCGATGATGCCGGTCCTGCCGACGTTCCACTCGACAGCGAGGAGCCGGGTGACCTTCTCGACGGCCGGGAGCTTGTACGCGATGGCCCAGCGCGGCGCCCTGGTCCCCGAACCGGCCTCGCGCTGGTCGGCCGCGAGATCCGCCTTGATCACGATGCCGTCGATGCCGAACGGCAACGAGGCGCGCAGCGCGGCGACTTCCTCGACCCGGGCCTGCACCTCCTCGACGGTGGTGACGGTGCGCGGCGCCACGTCCGTGTCCGCCGCGGTGTGCACGCCGAGCCCGGC harbors:
- a CDS encoding DUF5997 family protein — translated: MTSHQTTQTMKPATAAKKLGVYLEATPAEFQEGVVSRSELNALQADPPEWLQELRRNGPHPRPVVAAKLGISISGLARGGITDALTTEQIEALKKDLPEWLQKERAIQAEVRKEAVRIKEKNAEQDDRTR
- a CDS encoding YoaK family protein translates to MPVLLREAWATLVPDMTDRHGPLPPLMLALTVVTGLVDAVSYLQLGRVFVANMTGNVVFSGFAFAGAPGFSVAASLVALAAFVTGALLGGLLVHRTHAHRGRMLQYALLAETVCVAAAVIVTLVSGTPFVGGVRFTLIVLLALGLGVQNAVSRALAVPDLTTTVLTLTITGIAADSHLTGGAGNKAGRRVVSACAMLLGAVVGALAVLNGHPTLPLLLAAVILAAASAAATVLARTDAPWTRPLPKK
- the ligA gene encoding NAD-dependent DNA ligase LigA, which encodes MGAMTNSAVVLADAAAYAVAVEEASAAAAAYYATGESTLDDDAYDRLVRGIAAYEEAHPQDVLAASPSGKVAGGAAGGDVPHTVPMLSLDNVFSAEQFVTWTASLERRIGRPVAAWSVEPKLDGLAVAARYRSGRLERLITRGDGTAGEDVSHAIGTVVGLPEQLGEPVTIEMRGEILMTNEQFEQANTVRTEHGGAPFANPRNGAAGTLRAKDRPYTVEMTFFAYGALPLPESGELTGTLSELPHSEVLEYVAGLGVHTAADTDVAPRTVTTVEEVQARVEEVAALRASLPFGIDGIVIKADLAADQREAGSGTRAPRWAIAYKLPAVEKVTRLLAVEWNVGRTGIIAPRAVLEPVEIDGSTVSYATLHNPADITRRDLRLGDRVMVYKAGDIIPRIEAPVAHLRTGDEKPIVFPEACPQCGSEIDTGEQRWRCVRGRDCRLVASISYAAGRDQLDIEGLGATRVVQLVDAGLVADFADLFTLEREQLLGLERMGETSTDNLLAAIETARSRPLSRVFCALGVRGTGRSMSRRIARHFAAMDRIRAADADALQLVDGIGKEKAAAVVAELVELAPLIEKLVAARVNMVEPGATPPPEPGEENADGAAVPADGEAAAERPLDGMTVVVTGAMTGALEKLSRNQMNELVERAGGKSSSSVSKRTTLLVAGEKAGSKRTKAEDLGVRIAAPDEFAELIAEFLPSEV
- a CDS encoding helix-turn-helix domain-containing protein is translated as MTTVALDTGVGPLLRSWRQQRRISQLELALRADSSARHISFIETGRSRPSEEMILRLADHLDIPVRERNALLVVAGYAPRYAETALDDPAMGALRDGMEQLLQGYDPYPALVVDGTYTVVAANRGIAMLLEGVAEHLLAPPLNAMRLTLHPQGLAPRIRNLRAWRADLLAQMERQIALARSAELRELYEEVAAYPVPDGAGGQDEPAGPPSALSFALPLVIEHHGRVLSFVSSIATFNTPMDVTVAELAIETFLPADQETASYLRSLAS
- a CDS encoding 4a-hydroxytetrahydrobiopterin dehydratase, which codes for MPTEPLSQKEIEDRLSELPGWALEGDRITRTYRLASHFAAAALAVHVAQIQDELNHHSDLTLGYNTVALAVHTHDAGGAVTEKDLTLAARVEAVATGHGAH
- a CDS encoding rod shape-determining protein; translated protein: MHSPHDGRRHGRTIRNGYRGVTRGLALDLGSSCTRAWIPGLGIVTDAESTGDPEGGSGHGRPVRRGRIVDPESCGRMLSRIADTALGADRSETLIVLSHPVLAGPEHRAEVRELLAALGPTRIIVLDSARAAAAYAGPQDGGPLLVVDIGAELTEVTLLVDGMVRDARQAETGLSDLGPAEPPTAVVRTALDMIMEMWRQDRHGAVLGALRKGPLLAGGGALRPDITNRIAVRLGVPVRLADDPATTVVRGAGLILGSALRHAGAAPALPGPVR
- the secD gene encoding protein translocase subunit SecD, which translates into the protein MTRATTVRAVLAAAVLLVSVLITLTMSPRLGLDLQGGTRMVLQATDSATTKADRESTDRTLEVLRLRIDSLGVAEPTLTRSGEDRIIVELPDVQDPRKAAEVIGRTAQLSFHAVQGPGTEQEKGEAAGPTLPDEEGRPLALGPARLTGAGVKDAGASFDAQQGAGWTVALDFHKSAGRDWTRLTGEAACHPAQDERRRVAIVLDDQVISSPQVAPSVGCNVGLPSGSTQITGSFGADEARDLALLIKGGALPLPVEIVEQRTVGPTLGAAAIDASARAALIGAAATALFITFVYRLFGALAAVALAAYGVVSYAALVALGVTLTLPGLAGFVLAIGMAVDANVLVFERAREEYAERSGRSLRSAMTAGFRNAWSAVADSNVTTLIAAGLLFFLGSGPVKGFGVTLAIGVLASMFSALVIARALTEIASRSRFVSDYRGVNGIARPGRVRTWLARRDPQLFRSPRRWLLISTALITVAVLGIVVRGVNLGVEFTGGRLVEYSTSRPVDVETARTVLAGAGFGDAEVTTAGAGDLSVRTGDLDNHQEHALRAALAEEGGHTTKVRDELIGPSLGDELRRNALIALAVAVLVQLAYLAVRFRWTFALASVAALVHDVILLVGAFAWLGRTVDGIFLAALLTVIGYSVNDSVVVFDRVRELWAKARRESVTTIANRAVLQTVPRTVNTGMGALFILAALAVLGGDSLADFALALLIGICVGTYSSVLTAVPVALTLERSSKAPPPARKRAGGRTSGAGAKRRDPLDNGARV